Proteins encoded together in one Drosophila gunungcola strain Sukarami chromosome 2R unlocalized genomic scaffold, Dgunungcola_SK_2 000013F, whole genome shotgun sequence window:
- the LOC128256027 gene encoding putative uncharacterized protein DDB_G0283051, producing MSSGINCREIFVFLEILIWNQAKQRNRQNNEHSNNKSSSSSNSNSNKETNSSSSNSNNNNSNKQHNKNHSNRRSSSSNNAVKVIKQQQQQKQQLPKATKNKNYNSNNNSSNSNNLHILQKG from the coding sequence ATGTCTTCCGGAATTAATTGTCGTGaaattttcgtatttttggaaattttgaTTTGGAATCAAGCAAAACAGAGAAATCGACAAAACAATGAGcatagcaacaacaaaagtagcagcagcagcaacagcaatagcaacaaagaaaccaacagcagcagcagcaacagcaacaacaacaacagcaacaagcaacacaataaaaatcaCAGTAAccgaagaagcagcagcagcaacaacgcaGTGAAAGTGAtaaagcagcaacagcagcaaaaacaacaactgcccaaagcaaccaaaaacaaaaactacaatagcaataacaatagcagcaacagcaacaatctGCACATACTGCAAAAGGGTTAA
- the LOC128256026 gene encoding putative uncharacterized protein DDB_G0294196 — protein MWEINSSNIGTSRGTLPTVLTWSSSNGAGSTECCSAALQPSSGDALHVQQQQQQQQQQQHEQQHEQQQQQQQQQQQQQQQQDTKTRMTTTTGNRGGHRYRNTGTVTDTQQQLLHNSQATAAYFGC, from the coding sequence ATGTGGGaaatcaacagcagcaacattggCACATCCAGAGGCACACTTCCAACTGTTTTGACGTGGTCGAGTTCCAATGGCGCTGGCTCCACCGAATGCTGCAGCGCAGCCTTGCAGCCATCCAGCGGCGACGCGTTGCatgtgcagcagcaacagcaacagcagcaacagcagcagcatgaACAGCAGCAtgaacagcaacagcaacagcaacagcagcaacaacagcaacagcagcagcaggataCGAAAACGAGGATGACAACGACCACAGGCAACCGCGGAGGACACAGATACAGAAACACAGGCACGGTCACCGATACACAGCAACAATTGCTGCACAATAGCCAGGCAACTGCAGCATATTTTGgctgttaa